The Plasmodium reichenowi strain SY57 chromosome Unknown, whole genome shotgun sequence genome segment taataataatagtaataataataataatagtaatagtaataataataataataataataataataataatagtaataacGATAGTGTTAATAATGAGGAAACCAATTTTAAAGATAAAGTAGCTCAGATTTCATATAGTATGCCTAAAACTCCACcagaaatgaaaaaagaaaaaaataataatgaatataatgaaaatgaatatttacaaaatcTTTTAGATACTGAAAAAGGAGAATCGcaacatattatattaaacgaacaaaataaaaataataatatacttCAAACTATATCACAAAATCAAcaagataataattatcaaGGTAAAATAATTAATCAATCAATAGATCAAgcaaataatatttttaacaaTAATCAAAATCAAAATGGTAGTAATAATTGTTTTCAATTAAATATCGATCctgataaaataaatcaaGATATATAGTgatttaaaatttaaaatatccctatgaaaaattatatatataaaatatatatatatatatatatatatatatatatatatatatataaatataatatactaaaattttttgagaacttttataaaaataaattaaaaaaatgatatagtgtttgtaatatttaaacacatattttattcgtatatataatatattattatatatatatatatatatattttttttttttttttttttaatttttaacaatttttgtattatacttatatatatatatatatatatatatatatgtttttatatatatatttaatatttttttttatatatttattttaatttttttttcccaatgtattcattttaatttttttttattaatctattttttttaactattccaataatttaatattaatgttaGCTTTAAtccattattataaatatatataaatatatatatatata includes the following:
- a CDS encoding coronin binding protein, putative, whose protein sequence is NNNSNNNNNSNSNNNNNNNNNNNSNNDSVNNEETNFKDKVAQISYSMPKTPPEMKKEKNNNEYNENEYLQNLLDTEKGESQHIILNEQNKNNNILQTISQNQQDNNYQGKIINQSIDQANNIFNNNQNQNGSNNCFQLNIDPDKINQDI